The following proteins are co-located in the Desulfurella sp. genome:
- a CDS encoding MFS transporter — MESEKVGIKTIYFGALAGWILDSFNIGAMFLLIPILASQFFSINSTFAIVGAWSIATTTFVFRPIGGIYFGALGDKIGRKKSMIVTLVGLGLSVFLTGFLPTYSKIGIFAPLLLVVFRIITGFFAGGEYGSSAVIIQESVDKQKKGIWGAALQAGFPIGYTFAAIIFLLLHYFLGKDFLEYGWRWMFWIGSIAALLGLIVRYRMPESALWEETSRNKKLRKPLKEIFTRKKELNGLLTGILAMTGIAWIYGLTLGFYPTILSFHKFILFPKFLYVVIVAILSSLVGYILSGYISDKIGRKKIIIIYSITAIVFSVGLTYLITHILNFYEIVLLSSVLAFITTGIFGVMPSFLAEKFSTIVRNTGVGASFNGGFILGQWSVALLLLIIKISSPSFFILWGIFIMIGELMILSSALLSKETKGIDLYNL, encoded by the coding sequence GTGGAATCAGAAAAAGTAGGTATAAAAACGATTTATTTTGGTGCATTGGCCGGATGGATTTTAGATTCATTTAATATAGGTGCTATGTTTTTATTGATTCCAATATTAGCATCTCAATTCTTTTCCATTAATTCCACTTTTGCTATAGTTGGAGCATGGAGCATTGCTACAACAACTTTTGTTTTTAGACCTATAGGTGGAATTTATTTTGGCGCATTAGGTGATAAAATAGGGAGAAAAAAATCTATGATTGTAACACTTGTTGGGTTAGGATTATCTGTTTTTCTTACAGGGTTTCTACCAACCTATTCAAAGATAGGGATTTTTGCTCCTTTATTACTTGTAGTTTTTAGAATTATAACAGGATTTTTTGCAGGCGGCGAGTATGGTAGTAGTGCTGTTATAATACAAGAATCAGTTGATAAACAAAAAAAAGGTATTTGGGGAGCAGCTTTACAGGCTGGATTCCCTATAGGTTATACTTTTGCAGCAATTATATTTCTATTGTTGCATTATTTTTTAGGTAAAGATTTTTTAGAGTATGGGTGGAGATGGATGTTCTGGATAGGCTCTATTGCTGCATTATTAGGTCTTATTGTAAGATATAGAATGCCAGAATCTGCTTTATGGGAAGAAACGTCTAGAAACAAGAAACTTCGTAAGCCATTAAAAGAAATATTTACCAGGAAAAAAGAACTCAATGGTTTATTAACAGGCATTCTTGCTATGACAGGAATAGCTTGGATATATGGTCTTACGCTTGGTTTCTATCCAACTATTTTATCATTTCATAAATTTATTTTATTTCCAAAATTCCTCTATGTTGTAATAGTAGCAATTTTATCATCTCTTGTGGGTTATATTTTGTCAGGTTATATTAGTGATAAAATAGGAAGAAAAAAGATAATAATAATTTATTCTATTACAGCTATTGTATTTTCAGTAGGACTAACATATTTAATTACTCATATATTAAATTTTTATGAAATAGTTTTACTTTCTAGTGTTCTGGCTTTTATAACAACAGGCATATTTGGGGTAATGCCTTCTTTTTTGGCTGAAAAATTTTCTACTATTGTAAGAAATACTGGTGTTGGAGCATCTTTTAATGGTGGTTTTATTTTAGGTCAATGGAGTGTAGCACTGTTGTTGCTAATAATAAAAATATCTTCACCTTCTTTCTTTATATTGTGGGGTATTTTTATAATGATAGGAGAATTAATGATTCTATCTTCAGCATTGCTTTCAAAAGAAACTAAGGGAATTGATTTATACAATTTATAA